In the Enterococcus saigonensis genome, one interval contains:
- a CDS encoding LTA synthase family protein, whose protein sequence is MKKIKYLLAGIAIFLLILISNLYLQWCQNNLSVDLALKFAFSWHTTKFFLGSLVLLAVYGVFATVAGSLLFGSLFYSIAIGLLGFADYQKMAARQEPIYPDDLKMIGQLAVLKDMVGWPIFIFALSAIILALAALGYSIYRSRKLSRGGQIMRGVVFLVSLLFLLYASHFNSNDNLLRKAYNKTALWIPYSQKMNYYNVGFVGGFLYNLRVDAMTKPKDYSEEKVAEIVKKYQGEKGSEEKPNIIYVMSESFSDPAHLEGVQYTGEPLADYYAVANKTYSGKMLSQNYGGGTANIEFEALTSFSMEPLNAQMTTPYTLLVPKLKQLPSLVSLTKQNGYQATAIHPYDTSMYKRKDVYSILGFDRFLDQDTMKYRNKIENNPYISDESAYDEILSLLKDAKQPQFVHLVTMQTHMPYGDKYGNIPYHVATEGNTNAIANYLQDVAYSAKALQNFTEAVKKLPRRTLIVFWGDHLPGIYSDTIQKKNDGTNLHETQFLIFDSAGKLVKSGQHEAITSPFYFAPNLFSQAGLGTPPYYEMLLKLEKALPAFEKNMYFKQGSWQKNLTLTGAAKTTYEDYRMIQYDVLAGKQYSLKTNFFK, encoded by the coding sequence ATGAAAAAAATAAAGTATCTATTAGCTGGTATAGCTATTTTTTTGTTAATTCTTATCAGTAATTTATATTTACAGTGGTGTCAAAATAATTTGTCAGTAGATTTAGCTTTAAAATTTGCTTTTTCGTGGCACACGACTAAGTTTTTCCTAGGAAGCTTAGTATTGTTGGCAGTCTATGGTGTTTTTGCTACAGTTGCGGGTTCGCTTTTATTTGGTAGTCTATTTTATAGTATTGCAATTGGTCTGTTGGGTTTTGCAGATTACCAGAAAATGGCGGCACGGCAAGAACCTATTTATCCTGATGACTTAAAGATGATAGGGCAACTGGCTGTTTTAAAGGATATGGTAGGTTGGCCAATTTTCATTTTTGCGCTGAGTGCGATTATCTTGGCACTTGCAGCATTAGGTTACAGTATTTATCGCAGCCGCAAATTATCTCGTGGTGGACAAATTATGCGTGGCGTAGTCTTTTTAGTTAGTTTGCTCTTTTTATTGTATGCGAGTCATTTTAATTCTAACGATAATTTATTGCGAAAAGCGTACAATAAAACGGCATTGTGGATTCCTTATTCACAAAAGATGAATTATTATAATGTCGGTTTTGTCGGAGGATTTTTATATAATTTGCGAGTCGATGCCATGACAAAACCAAAAGATTATTCTGAAGAAAAAGTTGCAGAAATTGTAAAAAAATACCAAGGTGAAAAAGGCAGCGAAGAAAAACCGAATATTATTTATGTCATGTCAGAAAGTTTTTCAGATCCAGCCCATTTAGAAGGCGTACAATATACTGGTGAACCGTTGGCTGATTATTATGCTGTGGCCAACAAAACCTATAGTGGCAAAATGTTATCACAAAATTATGGCGGGGGCACCGCAAATATTGAATTTGAAGCATTGACTAGCTTTAGTATGGAACCGTTAAATGCGCAGATGACAACTCCTTATACCCTATTAGTACCCAAATTAAAACAGTTGCCTTCGCTCGTCTCTTTAACAAAACAAAATGGCTATCAGGCAACAGCAATTCATCCTTATGATACGTCTATGTATAAACGTAAAGATGTTTATTCGATTTTAGGATTTGACCGCTTCTTAGATCAAGATACGATGAAATATCGTAATAAGATTGAAAATAATCCGTATATCTCCGATGAATCAGCCTACGATGAAATTTTATCTCTTTTAAAAGATGCGAAACAGCCTCAATTTGTTCATTTGGTTACGATGCAAACACATATGCCTTATGGCGATAAATATGGGAATATTCCCTACCATGTGGCAACTGAAGGAAATACAAATGCAATTGCCAATTATTTACAAGACGTGGCTTATAGTGCAAAAGCACTGCAGAATTTTACAGAAGCAGTTAAAAAATTACCACGTCGTACACTTATAGTTTTTTGGGGGGACCATTTACCGGGAATTTACTCAGATACAATTCAGAAGAAAAACGATGGTACAAATTTGCATGAGACACAATTCTTAATTTTTGATTCCGCAGGAAAATTGGTAAAAAGTGGACAGCATGAGGCAATCACAAGTCCGTTTTATTTTGCGCCTAATTTATTTTCTCAAGCAGGGTTAGGTACCCCACCTTACTATGAAATGCTTTTGAAGTTGGAAAAAGCATTACCAGCTTTTGAAAAAAATATGTACTTCAAACAAGGAAGCTGGCAGAAAAATTTAACACTGACTGGCGCTGCGAAAACTACGTATGAAGATTATCGGATGATACAATACGATGTTTTAGCGGGGAAACAATATAGTTTAAAAACTAATTTTTTTAAATAG